A region of Arabidopsis thaliana chromosome 5, partial sequence DNA encodes the following proteins:
- a CDS encoding WD40/YVTN repeat and Bromo-WDR9-I-like domain-containing protein (WD40/YVTN repeat-like-containing domain;Bromodomain; CONTAINS InterPro DOMAIN/s: WD40 repeat 2 (InterPro:IPR019782), WD40 repeat, conserved site (InterPro:IPR019775), WD40 repeat (InterPro:IPR001680), Bromodomain (InterPro:IPR001487), WD40 repeat-like-containing domain (InterPro:IPR011046), WD40-repeat-containing domain (InterPro:IPR017986), WD40/YVTN repeat-like-containing domain (InterPro:IPR015943), WD40 repeat, subgroup (InterPro:IPR019781); BEST Arabidopsis thaliana protein match is: WD40/YVTN repeat-like-containing domain;Bromodomain (TAIR:AT2G47410.1); Has 35333 Blast hits to 34131 proteins in 2444 species: Archae - 798; Bacteria - 22429; Metazoa - 974; Fungi - 991; Plants - 531; Viruses - 0; Other Eukaryotes - 9610 (source: NCBI BLink).), giving the protein MALRKNTPKGDSVSLPMKPLNFSRKLPGNVQIPDPDIVQSVAPNIDLDLREVYFLMLHLLSSGPCQKTYALLRHELLEHELLPRRYHAWYSRSGLPSGDENDDGNSFPLNYTELAKRYSHVKKDHLVELLKQLVFVSNRPNPSRGIGDGNKMIGAGVPTLLGTGSFSLLSSDKEIVGSDLKPPPIGMRWPHMHADQVRGISLREIGGGFARHHRAPSIRAACYVIAKPSSMVQKMQNIKRLRGHRNAVYCAILDRSGRYVITGSDDRLVKVWSMDTAYCLASCRGHEGDITDLAVSSNNIFIASASNDCVIRVWRLPDGLPVSVLRGHTGAVTAIAFSPRPGSPYQLLSSSDDGTCRIWDARGAQFAPRIYVPRPPSPDGKNSGPSSSNAQQSHQIFCCAFNASGSVFVTGSSDTLARVYSVWSANKTNTDDPEQPNHEMDVLAGHENDVNYVQFSGCAAGSKFSVTDYSKDENVPKFKNSWFCHDNIVTCSRDGSAIIWIPRLRRSHGKSCRWTRAYHLKVPPPPMPPQPPRGGPRQRILPTPRGVNMIAWSLDNRFVLAAIMDCRICVWNASDGSLVHSLTGHTASTYVMDVHPFNPRIAMSAGYDGKTIVWDIWEGIPIQIYDISHYKLVDGKFSPDGTSIILSDDVGQLYILSTGQGDSQKDAKYDQFFLGDYRPLIQDTYGNVLDQESQLQPYRRNMEDPLCDSGMIPYEEPYQTTFQKRRLGALGKEWRPSSLKLAVGPDITLDRDYQMPPLADLDLAEPLPEFIDVMEWEPEVDILSDENDSEYNVPEEYSSGKEQECLNSSTSGESGSSSGESYEDDDHQNSLRRSKRKKHKKEAGIMTSSGRRVKKRNFDELEGAPSNKKRTRKSRSGRKESKRKSSKSKSSRPRRAAARNALSWFSKITGTSKDAEEEEVSELSDSSESESTTQDSGTGDSELEVALLNGHGKQSKGKTILVCDSDDGAQQCDIRETHTAERRRLVLRFPVRNSDKLTLLENLPGSSCDVPSPTLGNGCTEDSRIPGNQFEGLDVSKVKWGMVKARTTKRIRGEAISSHELMGSDPEGKENNVKEDSNHRGNGVTAPSCLELKTDIDDMAVDTDTVISNGLPNGGKRYPELDGSPSRVADDKASNSSQNVTHRHDLIDSLPPISTTLKIRSKRVSRAPDTSLRQEGKSLSIDQETGGSDALNDGFEDAKCDLTLDCQKDGVVGTEISLRNDCVLELNPQICDALSIANDVPVSHSHPKRMFDFVYRRKSRKHKNNLDRDAALTKEVSPGSCSQDHGSGSKSHEGASNGFHGTELNGLEKSEGSLTHIQDKISDSRGNQNSQEELRSASGATLRLRSTRNRKSTYPFSETKPIETKKPQQLIENVSWLTLSIHEEGSRYIPQMGDEVAYLRQGHQEYLNFSSLREVAPWTSIKGGNIKAVEICKVESLEYATLPGSGDSCCKMILKVIDPNSEVFNKAFKLTLPEVVTFPDFLVERSRYEAAIQRNWTCRDKCKVWWRDEGEEDGSWWEGRILAVKPKSPDFPDSPWERYTVKYKSDPAETHLHSPWELFDADTKWEQPHIDDEQRNRLLSALTKLETSDKRTQDSFGLRKLNQTVGNSSYSNRFPVPLSLEVIRSRLENNYYRSVEALRHDVSVMLSNAETFFGRNKSVAAKISNLSNWFDRTLPSS; this is encoded by the exons ATGGCTCTTAGGAAAAATACTCCAAAAGGCGATTCAGTTTCACTACCTATGAAGCCTTTGAATTTCTCCAGAAAATTGCCAGGAAATGTGCAGATTCCAGACCCTGATATTGTTCAAAGTGTTGCGCCTAACATTGATCTAGACCTCCGGGAAGTTTACTTTTTGATGCTCCACTTACTTTCATCTGGGCCGTGCCAGAAAACTTATGCACTGTTGCGGCATGAACTTCTTGAACATGAGCTTCTTCCTAGAAGATATCATGCTTGGTACTCGAGGAGTGGATTGCCTAGTGGGGATGAGAATGATGATGGCAATTCCTTTCCTTTGAACTATACTGAGTTGGCTAAGAG GTATTCTCATGTAAAAAAAGATCACCTGGTGGAGCTTCTAAAGCAATTGGTCTTTGTTTCAAATAGGCCTAATCCCTCACGAGGGATCGGTGATGGAAATAAAATGATTGGAGCTGGGGTTCCAACACTTTTAGGCACTGGCTCGTTCTCCCTTTTGAGCT CTGACAAGGAAATAGTTGGAAGTGATCTCAAACCACCACCTATTGGCATGCGTTGGCCTCATATGCATGCTGATCAGGTTCGTGGTATTAGTTTGAGGGAAATTGGTGGTGGTTTTGCCAGACATCATCGTGCCCCATCAATTCGAGCAGCATGTTACGTCATTGCAAAACCATCGTCAATGGTACAAAAGATGCAGAACATCAAGAGGCTACGTGGACACAGAAATGCTGTGTACTGTG CTATATTAGATCGCTCAGGAAGGTATGTAATCACTGGTTCAGATGACCGCCTTGTAAAAGTATGGTCGATGGATACTGCATACTGCCTGGCCAGCTGTCGAGGGCATGAA GGTGACATAACTGATCTTGCTGTGAGTTCGAACAACATTTTCATAGCATCCGCATCAAATGATTGTGTGATCCGCGTT TGGCGATTGCCAGATGGCTTACCAGTTTCTGTTCTCCGTGGACATACTGGAGCTGTTACTGCTATTGCCTTTAGTCCCAGACCTGGATCCCCGTACCAGCTTCTCTC ATCGTCTGATGATGGTACATGTAGGATATGGGATGCCCGGGGAGCCCAATTTGCTCCCCGGATATATGTCCCTAGGCCTCCTAGTCCTGATG GAAAGAACAGTGGCCCTTCTTCTAGTAATGCTCAGCAGAGTCACCAAATCTTTTGCTGTGCATTCAATGCTAGTGGATCTGTCTTTGTCACTGGCAGTTCTGACACTCTTGCTAGAGTATACTCG GTTTGGAGTGCTAATAAGACCAATACTGATGATCCAGAGCAGCCAAATCATGAGATGGATGTTCTGGCTGGACATGAGAATGATGTTAATTATGTTCAGTTCAG TGGTTGTGCTGCGGGGTCTAAATTTTCTGTAACTGACTACTCAAAAGACGAGAATGTtccaaaatttaagaattccTG GTTTTGTCATGATAACATAGTTACATGCTCTCGTGATGGTAGTGCAATCATTTGGATCCCAAGATTACGGAGATCTCAT GGAAAAAGCTGCCGATGGACACGAGCATATCATCTCAAGGTTCCACCTCCGCCCATGCCCCCTCAACCTCCTAGAGGGGGGCCACGTCAAAGGATCCTACCTACACCCCGTGGGGTTAACATGATTGCTTGGAGTCTGGATAATCGTTTTGTCCTTGCCGCTATTATGG ATTGTAGAATATGCGTGTGGAATGCCTCTGATGGTAGCTTGGTACATTCTTTGACTGGTCATACAGCATCT ACATATGTTATGGACGTCCATCCATTCAATCCTCGTATAGCTATGAGTGCTGGCTATGATGGAAAAACAATAGTGTGGGAT ATATGGGAAGGCATACCTATACAAATATACGACATTTCACACTACAAGTTGGTTGATGGGAAGTTTTCACC GGATGGAACTTCAATTATACTTTCAGATGATGTGGGCCAATTGTACATATTAAGTACTGGCCAAGGGGATTCTCAAAAAGACGCTAAATATGATCAG TTCTTCCTGGGGGATTATCGTCCATTAATTCAGGACACATATGGTAATGTCCTTGACCAG GAATCTCAGCTTCAACCTTATCGCCGAAATATGGAGGATCCTCTTTGTGATTCag GGATGATTCCATATGAAGAGCCATATCAGACCACGTTTCAGAAACGGCGACTCGGCGCCTTAGGCAAAGAATGGCGACCATCTTCTTTGAAGCTTGCTGTCGGGCCAGATATCACTTTAGATCGAGATTACCAAATGCCACCTCTGGCAGATCTAGACTTAGCCGAACCGTTGCCAGAGTTTATAGATGTAATGGAGTGGGAACCAGAAGTTGATATCTTAAGTGATGAAAACGACTCTGAATACAATGTGCCAGAGGAGTATTCGTCTGGAAAAGAGCAAGAATGTTTAAATTCTTCAACCTCTGGTGAGTCAGGTTCCAGTTCTGGTGAAAGCTATGAGGATGATGATCATCAGAATAGCcttagaagatccaaaaggaaaaaacataagaaagaa GCTGGGATCATGACTTCTTCGGGTAGGCGTGTCAAAAAGAGGAACTTTGATGAGCTTGAGGGAGCTCCAAGCAACAAAAAACGTACCAGAAAATCTAGGAGTGGTCGTAAAGAATCGAAgaggaaatcttcaaaatctaAATCGTCTAGACCTAGGCGAGCAGCTGCACGAAATGCTCTCTCTTGGTTTTCTAAGATTACAGGTACATCTAAAGATGCAGAAGAGGAGGAAGTCTCTGAATTGAGTGATTCATCAGAAAGTGAATCGACAACACAAGACTCAGGTACTGGGGATAGTGAACTTGAAGTAGCTTTGTTAAATGGGCATGGGAAGCAATCGAAGGGGAAAACTATCCTCGTATGTGATTCTGATGATGGGGCTCAACAATGTGATATCAGAGAAACTCATACTGCTGAAAGGAGGAGATTGGTTCTTAGATTTCCTGTTAGGAATTCAGATAAGCTTACCTTACTGGAGAACCTACCTGGATCATCTTGTGATGTTCCAAGTCCAACTTTAGGGAACGGCTGTACTGAAGACTCGAGGATTCCTGGGAACCAATTTGAAGGGCTAGATGTAAGTAAAGTCAAATGGGGAATGGTTAAGGCTCGTACAACAAAGCGAATAAGAGGTGAAGCAATATCATCGCATGAACTTATGGGCTCTGACCCGGAGGGAAAGGAAAATAATGTTAAGGAAGACTCAAATCACCGTGGAAATGGTGTTACAGCACCTAGTTGTTTGGAATTGAAAACAGATATAGATGACATGGCAGTTGACACTGACACGGTGATCTCTAATGGTTTGCCAAATGGTGGGAAGCGATATCCAGAACTGGATGGGTCACCAAGTCGAGTGGCTGATGACAAGGCCTCTAATAGTTCTCAAAATGTAACCCACCGGCACGATCTAATAGATAGCCTTCCACCAATCTCAACGACATTGAAGATACGCTCCAAGAGAGTTTCAAGGGCTCCGGATACATCTTTGAGGCAAGAAGGAAAATCCTTATCAATAGATCAAGAGACTGGTGGCTCTGATGCATTAAATGATGGTTTTGAAGATGCTAAATGTGATTTGACATTGGACTGTCAAAAGGATGGTGTGGTTGGGACAGAGATATCTCTGCGAAATGATTGTGTTCTGGAATTAAATCCTCAGATCTGTGATGCGCTCTCAATTGCTAATGATGTTCCTGTGTCACACTCACATCCTAAACGgatgtttgattttgtctatAGACGAAAGTCACGGAAGCATAAGAACAACTTAGACAGGGATGCTGCTCTTACTAAAGAAGTCAGTCCAGGTTCTTGTAGTCAGGATCATGGTAGTGGCTCTAAGTCCCATGAAGGTGCCTCTAATGGGTTCCATGGGACTGAGTTGAATGGATTAGAGAAGTCGGAAGGCAGTTTGACCCACATCCAAGATAAAATAAGTGATTCACGTGGAAACCAAAACTCTCAGGAAGAATTGAGATCCGCTTCTGGAGCAACACTTCGGTTGAGATCCACAAGAAATAGAAAGTCTACTTATCCCTTTAGTGAAACTAAACCTATTGAAACAAAGAAGCCTCAGCAGTTAATAGAAAATGTATCCTGGTTGACATTATCGATACATGAAGAGGGTTCTCGTTATATTCCACAAATGGGGGATGAAGTTGCGTATTTGCGACAG GGGCATCAAGAATACTTAAACTTTAGCTCCCTGAGGGAAGTGGCTCCTTGGACATCAATAAAAGGAGGAAATATAAAGGCTGTAGAAATTTGTAAAGTGGAAAGTCTTGAATATGCAACTCTGCCTGGTTCTGGGGATAGCTGCTGCAAAATGATACTTAAGGTCATCGATCCAAACTCCGAAGTGTTCAACAAAGCTTTCAAACTTACGTTGCCTGAAGTGGTGACGTTTCCAGATTTTCTTGTGGAAAGAAGTCGGTATGAAGCAGCAATACAGAGGAACTGGACTTGCAGGGACAAGTGTAAAGTTTGGTGGAGAGACGAAGGCGAAGAAGATGGTAGTTGGTGGGAAGGACGGATTCTAGCTGTGAAACCCAAATCACCTGATTTTCCTGATAGTCCGTGGGAGAGGTACACAGTTAAGTACAAGAGTGACCCTGCCGAGACACATCTTCACAGTCCCTGGGAGCTTTTTGATGCAGATACCAAGTGGGAGCAGCCTCACATTGATGATGAGCAACGAAACCGTTTGCTCTCGGCCTTAACAAAGTTAGAGACTTCAGACAAGAGAACCCAG GATTCTTTTGGCCTCCGAAAACTGAACCAGACCGTGGGAAATTCCAGCTACTCCAACAG GTTCCCAGTTCCTTTGTCTCTTGAAGTAATCAGATCAAGGCTTGAGAACAACTATTACCGAAGTGTGGAAGCATTACGACACGACGTATCAGTTATGTTGTCCAATGCAGAGACTTTCTTTGGTCGAAATAAAAGTGTAGCAgccaaaatctcaaatctctctaACTGGTTCGACCGGACGCTACCTTCTTCGTAG
- a CDS encoding uncharacterized protein (unknown protein; Has 30201 Blast hits to 17322 proteins in 780 species: Archae - 12; Bacteria - 1396; Metazoa - 17338; Fungi - 3422; Plants - 5037; Viruses - 0; Other Eukaryotes - 2996 (source: NCBI BLink).) encodes MAEEATTLNCPPMEERRRPPNKTHNATNHHEQSTRAKRLLGLPPQEKPVGSITPSPELEKKQVERPEKRRSATPKTHRCAQIKEERRCLKKHGDAPPIYQIWKMVPSIGAAQPLQSSHQSHCLKRRETRRTSFAPCVTTRRIPPTRDEEQARFEHHRSFKGEAEEIRERKGEEGEALSGHR; translated from the coding sequence ATGGCCGAAGAGGCTACCACCCTCAACTGCCCACCAATGGAGGAGAGACGTCGACCACCAAACAAAACCCACAACGCCACTAACCACCACGAACAATCCACAAGAGCCAAACGACTCCTTGGATTGCCTCCACAAGAGAAGCCCGTCGGATCAATCACACCATCACCAGAGCTGGAGAAAAAACAGGTAGAGAGACCCGAGAAGAGAAGATCTGCCACACCGAAAACTCACCGTTGTGcccaaatcaaagaagaacgACGATGTCTGAAGAAACATGGCGATGCACCACCAATTTATCAGATCTGGAAGATGGTCCCGTCGATAGGAGCCGCACAACCGCTACAGTCGTCTCATCAAAGCCACTGCCTTAAACGGAGAGAGACACGCCGCACGTCCTTTGCTCCGTGCGTGACCACTCGCCGCATACCACCAACAAGAGACGAAGAGCAAGCCAGATTTGAACACCACCGGAGCTTCAAAGGAGAGGCAGAGGAGATAAGAGAGAGGAAAGGAGAAGAGGGAGAAGCCCTCTCCGGCCACCGGTGA
- a CDS encoding thiamine-phosphate synthase (unknown protein; BEST Arabidopsis thaliana protein match is: unknown protein (TAIR:AT1G73940.1); Has 1807 Blast hits to 1807 proteins in 277 species: Archae - 0; Bacteria - 0; Metazoa - 736; Fungi - 347; Plants - 385; Viruses - 0; Other Eukaryotes - 339 (source: NCBI BLink).): protein MLRNMMMPWNSSDHNVVGMLTRHFATKPKPKMKPIELNTPPEQTQTITRVIFDILKDHGPLTIAETWDRVKEVGLRGLTSKRHMKIILRWMRERQKLKLICNHVGPHKQFLYTTWFTKHNPSSKFPKLPPENLTGKSSGHPPKLP, encoded by the exons ATGTTACGGAACATGATGATGCCTTGGAACAGTAGCGATCACAATGTAGTTGGAATGTTAACAAGGCATTTCgccacaaaaccaaaacccaagaTGAAACCGATTGAGCTGAACACACCACCGGAGCAAACTCAGACGATAACCCGAGTGatctttgatattttgaagGATCATGGACCTCTAACCATTGCTGAAACTTGGGATCGTGTCAAG GAAGTGGGATTAAGAGGGCTGACGAGCAAGCGTCACATGAAGATAATACTAAGGTGgatgagagagagacagaagcTGAAGCTGATATGTAACCATGTTGGTCCTCACAAGCAATTCTTGTACACTACTTGGTTCACTAAACACAACCCTTCTTCTAAATTCCCCAAGTTACCACCGGAAAATCTCACAGGAAAATCCTCTGGCCACCCTCCTAAACTTCCCTGA
- a CDS encoding MADS-box transcription factor family protein (MADS-box transcription factor family protein; FUNCTIONS IN: DNA binding, sequence-specific DNA binding transcription factor activity; INVOLVED IN: regulation of transcription, DNA-dependent; LOCATED IN: nucleus; EXPRESSED IN: antipodal cell, pollen tube; CONTAINS InterPro DOMAIN/s: Transcription factor, MADS-box (InterPro:IPR002100); BEST Arabidopsis thaliana protein match is: MADS-box transcription factor family protein (TAIR:AT5G38620.1); Has 35333 Blast hits to 34131 proteins in 2444 species: Archae - 798; Bacteria - 22429; Metazoa - 974; Fungi - 991; Plants - 531; Viruses - 0; Other Eukaryotes - 9610 (source: NCBI BLink).) — protein MVKKGGTKRKIAIETIQKRDSLRVTCTKRREGLYSKASQLCLLSDAQIAILATPPSSESNVSFYSFGHSSVDAVVSAFLSGQRPVPKDNKETREDVGICLTRNNLGLGFWWNDESLARSENPQEISEAIDSMRTLLRNLKELRADEALACNQAFVNDREDLKNNDKCDFVSDHETHDQTLILQSASPICCIPENLNEITQEPNQTLNIQSSTSAICCVPDNSPENFNEITEEQDQIRSICETFCVMDNNAALPEMNLDYDQDIGFDTPFESALNDWFSDNTTHQEISASILNAVVDDQVSVDLTPFSYFQRCLDGDNLRFSDCFKDFANTISAL, from the coding sequence ATGGTGAAAAAAGGTGGCACGAAGAGGAAGATTGCGATTGAGACGATACAGAAGAGAGATTCCCTTAGGGTTACCTGCACCAAACGCCGTGAAGGTCTCTATAGCAAAGCCTCTCAGCTTTGTCTTCTCTCAGACGCACAGATCGCTATCTTAGCGACTCCTCCTTCTTCTGAATCCAACGTATCCTTCTACTCTTTCGGTCACTCCTCTGTTGATGCCGTTGTCTCTGCTTTTCTCTCCGGACAACGTCCTGTTCCGAAGGATAACAAAGAGACGAGGGAGGACGTTGGTATCTGTTTGACTCGCAATAATCTAGGGTTAGGTTTTTGGTGGAACGACGAGAGCCTTGCCAGATCGGAGAATCCTCAAGAGATTAGTGAAGCGATCGACTCTATGCGGACGCTGTTGAGGAATCTCAAGGAATTGCGTGCGGATGAAGCTTTAGCCTGTAATCAAGCTTTCGTTAATGATCGCGAGGACCTGAAGAACAACGACAAGTGCGATTTTGTTTCAGACCACGAAACTCATgatcaaaccctaattcttcAGTCCGCTTCTCCAATTTGTTGCATCCCAGAAAATCTCAACGAGATTACTCAAGAGCcaaatcaaaccctaaatattCAGTCGAGTACTTCTGCAATTTGTTGCGTCCCTGATAATTCACCTGAAAATTTCAATGAGATCACTGAAGAACAAGATCAGATTCGCTCGATTTGTGAAACTTTTTGTGTTATGGATAACAACGCTGCTTTACCTGAAATGAACCTGGATTACGATCAAGACATTGGCTTCGACACGCCTTTTGAGAGCGCGCTAAATGATTGGTTTTCGGACAACACTACTCATCAGGAGATTAGTGCAAGTATTTTGAACGCTGTTGTTGATGATCAAGTCTCGGTGGATCTAACTccgttttcttattttcagaGATGTTTGGATGGAGATAATCTACGATTCTCTGATTGTTTCAAAGACTTTGCAAACACTATTTCAGCACTTTGA
- a CDS encoding zinc knuckle (CCHC-type) family protein (zinc knuckle (CCHC-type) family protein; FUNCTIONS IN: zinc ion binding, nucleic acid binding; INVOLVED IN: biological_process unknown; LOCATED IN: cellular_component unknown; EXPRESSED IN: 23 plant structures; EXPRESSED DURING: 13 growth stages; CONTAINS InterPro DOMAIN/s: Zinc finger, CCHC-type (InterPro:IPR001878); Has 46316 Blast hits to 20637 proteins in 1119 species: Archae - 19; Bacteria - 12274; Metazoa - 18717; Fungi - 3822; Plants - 2024; Viruses - 338; Other Eukaryotes - 9122 (source: NCBI BLink).), translating to MSNSKDEKSQDAADRIKAATLTAAKGLSRTQAERAAAAAARNVNAYGQKEEGPSRWQEKRELKRQMYLMSTEKAVRLGERKDKTMSASAVGSSASAASQCQKCFQAGHWTYECKNERVYISRPSRTQQLKNPKLRTKPSVDDLDGSDDDDEEERPDATNGKAEVEKRSKKSKRKHRSKSDSESDSEASVFETDSDGSSGESSSEYSSSSDSEDERRRRRKAKKSKKKQKQRKERRRRYSSSSSESSESESASDSDSDEDRSRRKKKSKRHSNKRR from the coding sequence ATGTCTAATTCAAAGGACGAGAAATCACAAGATGCAGCTGATAGAATCAAGGCTGCAACACTCACTGCTGCTAAAGGTCTAAGCCGTACACAAGCGGAGAGAGCAGCGGCTGCAGCAGCGAGAAACGTTAACGCTTATGGCCAGAAAGAAGAAGGTCCGAGTAGATGGCAGGAGAAAAGAGAATTAAAGAGGCAGATGTATTTGATGAGTACTGAGAAAGCTGTCAGGCTTGGTGAAAGGAAAGATAAAACAATGTCAGCTTCAGCCGTGGGAAGCAGTGCTTCGGCGGCTTCACAGTGTCAGAAATGTTTCCAAGCTGGGCATTGGACTTATGAGTGTAAGAATGAAAGGGTTTATATCTCGAGGCCTTCGAGAACTCAGCAGCTTAAGAATCCTAAACTGAGAACGAAGCCTTCTGTTGATGATCTTGATggtagtgatgatgatgatgaagaagaaaggccTGATGCAACTAATGGGAAAGCAGAAGTTGAGAAGCGATCTAAGAAGAGTAAGCGAAAGCATAGGTCAAAGTCTGATTCTGAAAGTGATAGTGAAGCCTCTGTGTTTGAAACAGATAGTGATGGCTCATCTGGAGAGAGTAGTTCAGAATACAGTTCATCGTCGGACTCAGAGGACgaaaggaggaggagaagaaaggccaagaagagcaagaagaagcaaaagcagaGGAAAGAAAGGCGAAGAAGGTACAGCTCTTCTTCATCGGAGTCATCTGAGTCAGAATCAGCTTCGGACTCAGATTCTGATGAAGAtagaagcagaagaaagaagaagagcaagagGCACAGCAACAAGCGTCGTTGA